Proteins encoded within one genomic window of Eurosta solidaginis isolate ZX-2024a chromosome 1, ASM4086904v1, whole genome shotgun sequence:
- the LOC137237955 gene encoding uncharacterized protein — translation MDFNNTFLSTGDNQVTKQDLDNFNRNIDALDKKIDEWRTNLSKENQSTQKLLKRVLEEVKLGASSATVKRKKILPQKPFSEVHEFSEFEAKIQSPENKYNDLVAELQTIICASTTKFIKMAWRKIITDNVAQSYSWQGTKTKTPARGLSVTGALKQAFCLKFPNVANDSDFERATINFFQHASTRLNKKVEYEKQKNTSLQYIIIYI, via the exons ATGGATTTTAACAACACATTTTTGTCTACTGGAGATAACCAAGTTACCAAACAAG ATTTGGATAATTTTAATAGGAATATTGATGCCTTAGACAAGAAAATAGACGAATGGAGAACAAATTTATCAAAGg AAAATCAATCAACACAAAAGTTGTTAAAGAGGGTATTGGAAGAAGTTAAATTAGGCGCAAGTTCTGCAACTGTAAAAAGGAAGAAGATTTTACCGCAAAAACCTTTTTCAGAAGTGCATGAATTTTCCGAATTTGAGGCAAAAATTCAAAGCCCTGAGAATAAATATAACGATTTG GTGGCCGAACTGCAGACCATCATCTGTGCAAGTACAACTAAATTCATAAAAATGGCTTGGCGCAAAATAATAACTGACAATGTTGCGCAATCGTATTCCTGGCAAGGAACTAAAACGAAGACACCAGCTAGGGGGCTAAGTGTAACAGGAGCACTGAAAC AAGCCTTTTGTCTCAAATTTCCTAATGTGGCCAACGACAGTGATTTTGAACGAGCGACAATCAACTTCTTCCAACACGCTAGTACTAGGCTAAATAAAAAGGTTGAATACGAAAAACAGAAGAATACCAGCTTGCAATATATTATAatctatatataa